The sequence GAACCGTCCCCTCGATCAGCGCCTTTCCGTTCCGGGTCGCCAGAGGGATCAGCCGGGAGGGGGCGGGGTTCCCCTGCATCATCAGGGCGCCGGAAAAAAAGAATACAAAAAGGAGGCAATACCCCCTCAGGCGGGGAGGGTAAAAAAGAAACGAAATAAGAGATGTGATGATGGAAAAAAAGAGGCCGGCGATGAGAATGTGGTGGTGCAAGGGGATTTCATGGGCCGCCAGGATGCCCCCGGCAAATGATATGGCCATGGGTATGAGCGGGCGATGAAACAGGCTACCCGCTTTCTCGCCATATGGCGGCCCCCAATCCGCTGAATTTCTTTTCAATGGCCTCGTATCCCCTGTCCAGATGATAGATCCGGTGTACCTCGGTCCTCCCCCCTTCGGCGACCAGTCCGGCCAGGACGAGGGACGCACTGGCCCTGAGATCGGTTGCCATAACCGGAGCGGAAAAGAGCCGTTCTTTTCCCTTGACCAGGGCCTGACTCCCGTTGGTTTCGATATCTGCGCCCATGCGCTGCAGTTCGCTGACGTGAATAAATCGGTTCTCAAAGACGGTTTCCCGGATCATGCTCCACCCATCGGCAACGGCCATGAGGGTCATGAACTGGGCCTGGAGATCCGTAGGGAAACCAGGATAGGGCATGGTCTGGATGTCAACACTCTGAATGCGGTCAGGCCCCCGTATGGTCATGCAACGATCCCCTGCGTCGACGTCCGCACCGGCCAGTCTCAGCTTTTCGACAAGGGAGGTCAGGTGGCCGGGCAGGCAGGCATCGATGGTGATGTTTCCTCCGGTAATGGCCGCTCCGATCATAAAGGTCCCTGCCTCGATCCTGTCGGGTATGATCTCGTGTTGGCAGGGCCTCAGGTGATCCACCCCCTGAATGACAACGGTATCTGTCCCGTCCCCCTGGATGTCCGCGCCCATGGACCGGAGCATATCGGCCAGATCCTGAACCTCAGGTTCATTGGCCGCATTTTTGAGAATGGTCCGGCCCCGGGCCGTAACCGCGGCCATCATGATATTCTCAGTACCGGTGACCGTGGGGATGTCAAAAAAGATGTTCGCGCCGTTTAAACGGTTTGCCCGGGCATTGATATACCCATGCTCCAAATAGATATCAGCCCCCATGGCCACCAGGGCCTTGAGATGAAGATTGACGGGCCGGGCCCCGATGGCGCACCCGCCGGGTAGAGAGATCCTGGCCCTGCCGCACCGGGCCAGGAGCGGTCCCAATAGGAGGATGGATGCCCGCATGGTCTTGACCAGTTCATAGGGGGCCTCATAGCCTGTCAGATTGCCTGAATCCACCTCGAGGGCGCCCTCCTCCCCTTCTTGCCTGAATACCGTGCCCAGATCCGACATGATTTGCTGGATGGTCCGAATGTCTCTCAATTGGGGGATCCGTGTCAGTCGATGCCAGCCACCTGTCAGGAGACAGGCAGCCATCACCGGAAGGGCCGCATTTTTGGCGCCGCTGATGCTGACAGCGCCCTTCAGGGGAGTTCCCCCTTCAATAACGATCTTGTCCATGGTAACCGCTTTTGGATTTAGAATCTTTGGTTAAAATTTCTCTGGACCATGCGGAGAAGTTGGTGCCTTATCGGTAAGCGCTCGGAAAACTGCCGGGAGTTGCACCCATACCTTTTTGGCTGCGGTCGTCAGGCCGCCTTAGACTCTTTGTCTGTAACTTTTCTGCAACGTGCGAAGAAGTTTGCCCGTGGGGGTCCATAGGAAACCTGTTTGGTTGCGGCAGTCAGGCCGCCTTAGGCATTTAAGAATTCAGGGATTCAAGAATTGAGCGATTAAGAAGGATTATTCATGCAATTTCTTGATTCCTCAATTCCATAATTCTTATATCATGGTATAAACCTGACGAACTGCTTGGGTTCAAAAGGACCTCCGGAAACAGGCTCGGCCAGGGCGTGGGATTCCATTACGGAGTTGACCTTGATCACGCCGATTTTTTCTCCAAAAAGATAAATCGGTCGTCCGCTGCCGGAAGGGACAGATTTCCCCTGGGCGAAGACCTCGAACAATTTTCCCGGTTCAAGCCCCACTTCCTTTCCCGCATTGATCATGATAGCGTTATTCTCCACTGCCAGGACGTTTCCTGTCCAGGGTTGCTGGTGCAGCTCTCTGATCACTATTTCAGCCAATTCTTGTATCATCTCAGGGTACGATTTTGTTGACACCTCATTGATGAAGGCCTTTTCATCCAGATCCTCTGCCTCATCCAGGGCCACGGGAAACTCCTCCAATTCCACATGGGTCAACAGGAGGGTCTTGCTTGCAGTGTCGATGATGTTGACGGCCATGGAAATCCCATAAAACTTCCGCCACTTGTCAAAGGGCCATATCCCGGTCTTCCGAATGCTGATCTCTACCGGATTCAATACCCCGATGATAAGATCGTTCATTCCCAGACTCTGGGCGAAATCCACTAGACTTGAATGAGTGACCACTCCGAATTGGGGGGATTCCATGGCCAGGGATGAAAACATGCCGTCCGGGGGCTCATTGACCAGGAGGTGGGGAGATGCCTTCAATAAATCATAGAACCGCCGGCTGTACTGGCCCGTTATCTGGGGTCCAAGATCTGCCTGGTCCACAAGGGGAAAGACCATGACACGCTGTTTAAGATTGGGTTGCTCCGGCAGAATCTTTCTGGCCCAGGATTCGGGAAGGACCTTCCGTGTCAGGGATGCCGTAGTACTGCAGCCCGAAACAGCAATGAAAAGAGGCACAAAGATCAATAAAAGTAATTGTGAAAACCGTCTGATCCGCACGTATTTCCTCCTAAAAAACAATGTCAAAAGAGTCAAACTCGCCCTGCCAGGTCTCCTGCTCCTTGGAAATGCCGGTCACTCTGGCGGCAGGGGGACCTTTCCGGCACCAGGAAACCAGTCTGTTGACATCTTGTTCAGGCCCTTCGATCAGGACCTCCACGGCCCCGTCCGGCCGGTTTTTTACCCATCCGGTCAGCCCCAGTGATGCAGCCTCCCGCCGGGTGGACTCCCTGAACCACACGCCTTGAACCCGGCCTTCAATGATGAGGCGCATCCTGGTGTTATTCATCGTCACATCTCCTGGGACAATGCCTCGCGCAACAGCGCCAAGCCTTCAAGACTACAATTTTGATCGACAACACCAATAAACCCAAGTCTCACACAAAGGTACAAAGACACAAGGAAATTATCTAAACGGATGTTTCTGTTTACAATAAATCTCTCGTGCAGTTTCTTAATTCCCGAACCCCTTGACTCCCGGTCAAGCATTCAGCAGTGCCAGGAATGCATCTTCATCCAGGGTCGGGATCCCCATATCCTGGGCCGCTTTGAGTTTGGATCCGGGGGAGGCGCCCACTACCAGGTAATCAATGCCGCTCCCCACAGAGGAGGCGACTCTCCCGCCTTTGCTCGAGATGATCTCTTTGGCCTCTGAACGCTTTAACGAGGAAAGTGTACCGGTGATGACAAAAGTCTTCCCCGCAACCGCTGAGACCGGGGGAAGGGAGGGGGCTTCCAGTTCTATTCCCGTCTTCAGGAGCCTGTCAAGTCTCTCTTTGTTGCGAGGGTCATCAAAATAGGTAATGACGCTCTCGGCGATCTGGGGACCTATTCCGTCGATGGCCAGGAGTTCTTGCTCTGTTGCGTGGATAAGAGGTTCAATCCCTCCGAAATGTCTGGCTAAAATGCTGGCGATGAATTCCCCCACATGCCGTATTCCGAGGGCGTAAATAAACCTGGCCAATGTGGCCTTTTTGCTTTTTGCTATGGCTGTCAGGAGGTTGCCTGCTGATTTTTCCTTTATCTTGTCCAATTTGAGCAGATCGTCAAGGGTGAGGGTATACAGATCGGCTTCTTCCTGGATCAGCCCCTTCTCGATCAACTTAATTAAGATCTTTTCCCCAAGTCCGTCAATATCCATGGCGCCTTTGGAAACAAAATGTCTGAAAGACCCCTTTACCTGGGCCGGGCAGTTCGGGTTGGGGCATCTCAACACCACCTCTCCCCCTTTTTTTACAACATCTGCGCCGCATGCCGGACATTGAGAGGGCATGATGAATCTTTTTTCCCGGCCGGTCCGCAAGGACCGGATCGATTTGACGACTTCGGGGATAACGTCGCCTGCGCGCTGGACAATGACCCTGTCCCCTTCCCGGATATCCTTTTTTTCAATCTCCTCCTGGTTATGGAGCGTTGCCCTTCTCACAAGTACGCCGGCCACTTCAACCGGCTCCAGGTGGGCCACCGGCGTCAAGGCGCCGGTGCGCCCCACCTGAACATCAATCTTGAGAAGCGTCGTGGTCTCCTGACTCGCCTTGAATTTATAGGCCGTGGCCCATCTGGGGCTTCTTGATTTCTCTCCTAAACGGGCCTGCAGATCCAACCGGTTTACCTTGATCACCGCACCGTCGATTTCATATGGAAAACGGAACCGGATTTCTTCCAGATGACCGCAGTAGTCTATGACCTCCGGCGGGTCCTCACAGATGCGGGTATATGGCCGATTGACCCGGAGGCCCCATTCCTGAAGTTGAAGCATGCGCTCGTACTGGGTTTCGCCGGGTATCCCATCAACGGTCCCGACGCCATAACAGAACATATGGAGAGGCCTTTTTGCCGTTACCTTCGGATCGAGCTGTCGCAGAGAACCGGCGGCCGCATTCCTCGGATTGGCAAAGGGCAAGAGCCCCTTGGCGACCCGCTCCCGGTTCAGAGTTGCAAAAGGTTCCAGTTCTATGTAGACCTCGCCTCTCACCTCCAGAAGATCAGGGAACGGCGGTCCGTCCTTCTTTTTTGTCAGGGTCAAGGGGATGTCCAAAATGGTCTTGATATTGAGCGTGACGTTCTCGCCCACAAAGCCGTCTCCCCGAGTCGAGGCCACCTTGAGAGCGCCCTTTTCATATACCAGTTCCACGGCCAGGCCGTCGATCTTGGGCTCCACCGTATACTGGATGGGGGAATCGTCCTGCAAGAACCGTTTCACCCGCGCGTCAAATTCCCTGATTTCCTGGTCGCTGAAGGCATTTTCCAGGCTCAGCATGGGGGTCCGATGTCTTACATCGGAAAAGGTCTCGAGGGGTTCCGCCCCCACCTTCTGTGTGGGCGAATCAGGGGTTACCAGTTCAGGCCGCTGCTGTTCCAGATCGACGAGACGTCTGAAGAGCCGGTCATATTCGGCGTCGGAGATCTCAGGGTCGTCGAGAACATGGTATCGATGGTTGTGATATCGGAGCTTCTCCCGAAGGGCTTCGATTTCTTTTTCCACGCTGGTCATTATCACGATCCTGTCACCAGGCTGTTTTATTTCAAAGGATAGCGGTCCGCCGAGGTCTTGGAAAGATCGAAAAGCAGGTCGCCTGCCAGCCGGGTGCTTTCTCTCAATCTGGGTTCGGAGAAGCCCGGCTTCCACTTAAGATCAGACAGTTCATCTGAAACCACCATCAGGGCTGTCAGTGACGATGAACGATAGGCCGCTACCGTTAAGAGGGCCGATAATTCCATATCCACGGCCAGAACGCCCAATTTCTGAAAACGGCTTACCTTCTCCGGGGTCTCCCGATAGATGGCATCTGTGGTCCAGATGTCTCCTTCTACAGCCTCCCGGCCTTTGTGGACAACGGCGCCTGCCAGCATCCGGTTGAGTCCTGGATCGGCACTGGGCTCCTCACCTGCCAAAGGATAATGCTGTGAAGTCCCCTCTTCTGATATTGCCCGGACCGGGATCACCAGATCGCCGATGTTCAGATCAGGCTGCAATGATCCGCACCATCCCAGAACCCATATCTGTCTGGCCCCCATAACAATCAGTTTTTCCAGGCCCATGACCGCATGGGGAGCGCCGATAAACGGCCCTGCCAGGGCAACGGCGGACGCAGGCGTTTCACTTTCAGCCCGGTAGAGCCGGTACAGGGGCGAGTCACTGAACTGAATTTCTATTGCCCCGGACAGCCGGACAAGCCGCTTTAGCTCCTGAGGGAGCATCACCATCAGCACAACAGGACCTAGTGTGGGATCCCTCTTTCCCTTTACCGGATGAATAATCCCCTGACTGTGCGTTTCCCTTTGCATGAATGGCGAATCGCCTTTGATCCCGAAAAATGAGCATCGTGCCGCAGGCGCGGATGTACCGCCTGAATATTAGAAGGAATCCTCCACATTGGCAACCCTTAAATGACGCATCACCGAGGAAAAGGGCTGGATCATGCTGCCTCGGCGAGGGGTACATCTTGGATAGCTTTCACACAAGAGAAAGAGGCCGCCCAAGTGTGGACACTGAACAATAGGATACCGGGATGCCGGAATCCCGGGAAGCCGGTCTATTCGGAACCGCTGACAATGGATTTCTGATGCTCGGATTTTGCTGCCCAAGGGAATGGATGGCACATCCTTCAGGATGGCGGGATTCCGGGCAGCCGGGATCCGGTTTCAGGCGGCATGCGAACATTTTAGTGGCAAAATTGTTAAAATGTGTTAATAGTTTAACAGTAGCTGGCAAAGAGCCCGATAATGTCTATGATTTTTGTTGACATAAATAAATGAATTGACATAAACTAACCGATTACAAAATCAAGAGCGTAACTCCATGTTTGACAGCTTATCAGAAAAACTGAATCGCACCCTCAAAAAGTTGACCGGTCGCGGAAGATTGACCGAGGCCAACATTCAGGATGCCATGAAAGAGGTGCGTTTAGCCCTTCTGGAAGCGGATGTCAACTATAAGGTGGTCAAGAACCTGATTTCGGACATCCGGGAACGGGCAATCGGACAGGACGTTCTTGAAAGCCTGACCCCCGGGCAGCAGATTGTAAAGATTGTCAATGAAGAGCTGGCCCGATTAATGGGTGAGGCCCGGACAGGGCTTGAATTGGTGGGACGGACCCCCCATGTACTGATGCTGGTGGGACTCCAAGGATCGGGAAAGACCACCACAGCCGCCAAACTGGCCCGGCATCTGCGAAAACAGGGAAGACATCCGTATCTGGTCCCTGCAGATATCTACAGGCCGGCCGCTGTGGATCAGCTCAAAAAGCTGGGGGTGCAGATCGATGTCCCGGTCTACCCCACTGAAGCAGGACAGCGTCCTGACAGCATATGCATAGATGCACTGGCCGGGGCCGGGAGGGAAGGGGCGGATGTACTGATTATCGATACCGCCGGTCGCCTCCATATCGATGAAACCCTCATGGCCGAACTGGAGACGATCAAGTCTAAAATGCATCCGACCGAGATCCTCTTGGTCGCTGATGCCATGACCGGGCAGGACGCGGTCACCGTGGCAAAGGAGTTTAATGCGCGGCTTGATATCTCCGGCGTGATCCTCTCCAAGATGGAAGGGGATGCAAGGGGCGGCGCCGCCCTTTCCATAAAAGCGATTACCGGCAAGCCCATTAAATTTGTGGGCGTGGGGGAGAAGGTCGATGCGCTGGAACCGTTTCATCCGGACAGGATGGCCTCACAGATCCTGGGAATGGGAGACATGCTGTCTCTCATCGAGAAGGCCCAGGAGGAATTCGATGAAAAAGAGGCCAAGAAGCTGGAAAGAAAGCTTAAACGAAGCGAATTCGATCTTGAGGATTTCCGCTCACAGTTGAAACAGATGAAAAAGCTCGGCTCGCTCGATGATATCCTGGGGATGATCCCGGGAATGGGCAAATTGAAGAAACTCGGAAATCTAAAACCGGATGAAAAAGAATTGGTCAAAGTGGAGGCGATTATCGACTCCATGACCGCGGAGGAGCGACGGCGGCATAAAATTATTAATGGAAGCAGGAGACGAAGAATTGCCAGAGGGAGCGGGACAACCGTTCAGGACGTGAATCGTCTATTAAAAAACTTTTTGCAGACAAAGAAGATGATGGAACGCTTTACCAAAAAGGGTGGCTTGGAAATCCCATCTTTTTTCGGCTGAAGATTGGGCATTTAATCAGGTCCCGGTTTTGATCTTGCCGGGACCAGTGAAACGAGGGGGTGATAAGGGCAAATGGCAGTTAGAATTCGAATGACACGGATGGGTGCGAAAAAGAAGCCGTTTTACCGTCTGGTGGCGGCCGATTCACAAGCACGGCGGGATGGAAGATTTTTAGAGATACTGGGTTATTATGATCCCACGAAGGATCCTGCGGTAGTGAAGATCCACGAAGAGAAGGTAAACTACTGGCTTGGACAAGGGGCGCGCGTCTCGGAATCGGCCAAGGCCATCCTGAAGAAGGAAGGCATGATGCAATCCCATTCAGCGTCAAATTGAGGTGACGTTTCTGCCTGATCAGATGGGAGGTGAATCGATGAAGGAGTTGATTTCATATATTGCGAAAGCGCTCGTGGATAAACCGGAAGAAGTGGCCGTTACGGAAATAGAGGGAGAACAGACGTCCGTTATTGAGCTGAAAGTAGCCAAGGATGATCTCGGAAAAGTCATCGGCAAGCAGGGCCGCACGGCACGCGCCATGCGGACGATTCTCAGCGCAGCCTCCACAAAGATTAAGAAACGATCGGTTCTGGAGATAATAGAATAGCGTTGGTATCCGGGGTGGCCGGAAATTTGCTCCTGATAGGGAAGGTCCTTAGACCGCATGGGCTGGAAGGGCTCCTCCGTGTCCGGTCCTTTGCTCGGTCTGAGGCATCGTTTAGACAGACCTCGGAAGTTCTTGTAAGACCTGCCGGCGGAGAGATCCATGCGTGCAAGGTGGTGTCTGCAAATCCTCACAAGAATATTGTCTTAATGAAATTGGAGGGAGTGAACTCATTAGAAGAGGCGGAGAAGTTGAGAGAAGCGGAAGTCCTGATCCCAACTGAAACCATTCCCCGCGAGGAAGGGGAATATTTCTGGCATGAACTGATCGGCCTTAAGGTCTTTCAAAACACGGGGGAGTATATCGGCGACATCTCCCGAATTATACCCGCAGGGGGCGGTGAAATTTATGTGGTGGGGCGAGGCAAGAAAGAGATCTTTGTCCCGGCCACATACGAGGTGGTCAAAGAGATCAACCTCGAAAAGGGAACAATGACCATTTCGCCCATGGAGGGGTTGTTAAACCTGAATGACTTTTAGCGTTCTTACCCTCTTTCCTGAAATGATCGAGGCCTATCTGAGACAGGGTGTTTTGGGCCATGCGGTGAGCAGGGGATTGGTGGGTGTCACGCTGGTCAATATCCGCGACTTTGCGAGAGGAACCCACAAAATCACAGATGACCGTCCATATGGCGGGGGCGACGGTATGATCATGAAACCGGGGCCTATCTCCCGCGCCCTGGGGTCGATTGACAGGGTTAACGGAATAAGTCGGGTGATCCTCCTCAGTCCTCAGGGAAAGCGGTTCGACCAGTCGATGGCATGGGAGATGTCCCGATGGGACCAACTTATCCTGATCTGCGGCCGCTATGAAGGGGTCGATGAGAGGATCCTGTCGACCCATATCGATTTGGAACTCTCGGTGGGCGATTATATCCTGACGGGAGGGGAACTGGGGGCCATGGTGGTCATTGATGCGGTGGCCCGACTCATCCCGGGGGTTCTGGGGGGTGAAAGATCCAGTGTCGAGGATTCTTTTGAAGACGGCCTTTTGAAATACCCTCAATACACCCGGCCCAGGACGTTCCAGGGAAGTGACGTACCGGACGTCCTCCTATCCGGGGATCACGAAAAAATCAGGGTGTGGCGCAGGAAGGAATCCCTCAGACGGACCGTAGAAAGACGACCTGACCTCCTGAAACAGGCCAACCTGACGGCAGAGGACAGAGCGTTTCTGGCGGAACTATAGGGGGCGTGGGTGCGTCTCTACATCGGACTGGTTCATTTTCCTGTTTACAACAAGAACCATGAGAAGATCGTGTCTGCCATCACCACCCTGGATATTCATGATATGGCCAGGTTGGCCACGACATATGATGTCAGTAGATTTTTTATTGTTACCCCGCTTGATGATCAGCAGGAATTTGCGAGGCGGGTTCTACGGCATTGGCTCGAAGGGTATGGCGGCCGGTACAACCGGCACCGGAAAGAGGCGCTTGAATGCGTTTCCGTTGTGGGAACCCTGGAGCAGGCAATCGCCCGAATCCATGAAATGGAGGGAGAGGCTCCCTTAACCATCGCCACTGATGCAGCAAACCCGAAAGAGCGGTCCATATCCTGTACAGAGGCGAGGGAGGCCATTTGGAATAATGAGGTGGTAGCCCTGTTATTCGGGACGGCATGGGGCCTTCATGAAGAGGCGATAAGGCAGGCGGACCGGGTGCTGGTCCCTATCCTGGGGAAAAAAGGCTACAATCATCTCTCCGTCAGGACCGCGGCAGCCATTATACTGGACCGGTTGGCGGGATAGAAGAAGCTTTGAATACGGGCAGGACGCAGGAGGTCCGGACTGACGCGTTGCTGCTTCGATATATGACAAGAAGAGGAGAAAAACATGAATATCATGGAAGCGCTTGAAAAGGAACAGATGCGTGTCGATATTCCCGATTTCAGGCCGGGGGACACGGTTCGGGTACACGCCAGGATAAAAGAGGGCGAGAAAGAACGAATCCAGATGTTTCAGGGGGTTGTTATTCGTAAGCGGAAGGGGACTACCGGCGCCACCTTTACCGTCAGGAAGGTCTCCTACAATATCGGTGTCGAACGGATCTTTCCGCTGCATTCCCCGGTGATAGATAAAATCGAGATCGTCACAAGGGGCAAGGTCCGGAGGGGACGCCTTTACTACCTGAGAAACCTGAGGGGAAAGGCGGCCAGGATCAAGGAGAAACGAACCTGATGAAGCCGATGCGCGTCGGTTCAGGAAATCGGATGGCGCCGGTCCGCGAGACGGGTAGCCGTGGGTCCGCATGAAAATTTTCAGCTCTTCCCGGAGTGTGTCGACCCCTTGACCGGAACTCCCTTTTTTTATGAGGGGTTGGCGCGACAGACCGGATACCGGCTGATCGCCGGGGTGGATGAAGCAGGTCGGGGTCCCCTGGCCGGTCCGGTGGTGGCCGCGGCAGTCATCTTTTCCGGAACTCCGGATCTGCAGGGAATCCGGGATTCAAAACAGATGACGGCAGGGAAGAGAGAAGAGGCATTCGCCGTCATCCAGCGGGAGGCCTTAACCACGGGCATCGGTGTTGTTCCTCGCTGGTATATTGACGAATTCAATATTCTGAGGGCCTCACTCGAGGCCATGTCGCGCGCTGTAAAGGCCCTTGACCCGCAACCGGAGATCCTTCTTGTTGACGGGATCCATCCAGTTCCCATTTCCATCACTCAGAGATGTCTTAAGAAGGGCGACCAGATCTGTACCAGCATCTCTGCTGCCTCAGTCCTTGCCAAGGTGTACCGGGACAGGATCATGCGGGCCTGTCATAAAATGTATCCCGTCTACGATTTTGATAAAAACAAGGGCTATGGAACCGCCCGACACCTTGCCGCACTGAAGGCGTATGGACCATGTCCATTTCACCGGTTGACCTTTAGACGAGTCGCGTGGGAATGGAAAACCACATTGAGTTCAAGACGGGCACAATTTTCATTTTTTGAGAATGTTTAGGCCCGGCTTGCCCCAGGTTGGATGCATCAGACTGTTTTGCGGTGAGAGCGCAGCAAGAGAGACGATCTACAGAAAGCAGGCGGGTTTTGACAAGGGAACGGCTCGAATTAGGCGCATTTGGAGAAGAATTGGCCCTCAGGAAGATAAAACGCCTGGGGTATCGATCCATTCTTCGAAACTACCGGTGCCCCTTGGGGGAGGTGGACCTGATTGCACGGGATGGCGACACCCTGGTCTTCATTGAGATCAAAACCAGAAAGGGAAAGACCGTCGGCTATGCCAAAGAGGCTGTTAATGAGAGGAAACGGAGGCAGCTCTCAAAGGTTGCCCTGGCCTATATGAAATCAATGAACTGTTGCGATATCAAGGCCAGATTCGATGTGGTCGCCGTCAGCCTGGGACCAGGCGAACCTGAAATTGAAGTCATAAAAAACGCCTTCGATCTGGCCTATTAGGCAGGACCTGC is a genomic window of Deltaproteobacteria bacterium containing:
- the trmD gene encoding tRNA (guanosine(37)-N1)-methyltransferase TrmD, yielding MTFSVLTLFPEMIEAYLRQGVLGHAVSRGLVGVTLVNIRDFARGTHKITDDRPYGGGDGMIMKPGPISRALGSIDRVNGISRVILLSPQGKRFDQSMAWEMSRWDQLILICGRYEGVDERILSTHIDLELSVGDYILTGGELGAMVVIDAVARLIPGVLGGERSSVEDSFEDGLLKYPQYTRPRTFQGSDVPDVLLSGDHEKIRVWRRKESLRRTVERRPDLLKQANLTAEDRAFLAEL
- a CDS encoding KH domain-containing protein, coding for MKELISYIAKALVDKPEEVAVTEIEGEQTSVIELKVAKDDLGKVIGKQGRTARAMRTILSAASTKIKKRSVLEIIE
- a CDS encoding RNA methyltransferase, with amino-acid sequence MRLYIGLVHFPVYNKNHEKIVSAITTLDIHDMARLATTYDVSRFFIVTPLDDQQEFARRVLRHWLEGYGGRYNRHRKEALECVSVVGTLEQAIARIHEMEGEAPLTIATDAANPKERSISCTEAREAIWNNEVVALLFGTAWGLHEEAIRQADRVLVPILGKKGYNHLSVRTAAAIILDRLAG
- the rpsP gene encoding 30S ribosomal protein S16, which gives rise to MAVRIRMTRMGAKKKPFYRLVAADSQARRDGRFLEILGYYDPTKDPAVVKIHEEKVNYWLGQGARVSESAKAILKKEGMMQSHSASN
- a CDS encoding ribonuclease HII, producing MGPHENFQLFPECVDPLTGTPFFYEGLARQTGYRLIAGVDEAGRGPLAGPVVAAAVIFSGTPDLQGIRDSKQMTAGKREEAFAVIQREALTTGIGVVPRWYIDEFNILRASLEAMSRAVKALDPQPEILLVDGIHPVPISITQRCLKKGDQICTSISAASVLAKVYRDRIMRACHKMYPVYDFDKNKGYGTARHLAALKAYGPCPFHRLTFRRVAWEWKTTLSSRRAQFSFFENV
- the rimM gene encoding ribosome maturation factor RimM (Essential for efficient processing of 16S rRNA); its protein translation is MLLIGKVLRPHGLEGLLRVRSFARSEASFRQTSEVLVRPAGGEIHACKVVSANPHKNIVLMKLEGVNSLEEAEKLREAEVLIPTETIPREEGEYFWHELIGLKVFQNTGEYIGDISRIIPAGGGEIYVVGRGKKEIFVPATYEVVKEINLEKGTMTISPMEGLLNLNDF
- the ligA gene encoding NAD-dependent DNA ligase LigA, whose translation is MTSVEKEIEALREKLRYHNHRYHVLDDPEISDAEYDRLFRRLVDLEQQRPELVTPDSPTQKVGAEPLETFSDVRHRTPMLSLENAFSDQEIREFDARVKRFLQDDSPIQYTVEPKIDGLAVELVYEKGALKVASTRGDGFVGENVTLNIKTILDIPLTLTKKKDGPPFPDLLEVRGEVYIELEPFATLNRERVAKGLLPFANPRNAAAGSLRQLDPKVTAKRPLHMFCYGVGTVDGIPGETQYERMLQLQEWGLRVNRPYTRICEDPPEVIDYCGHLEEIRFRFPYEIDGAVIKVNRLDLQARLGEKSRSPRWATAYKFKASQETTTLLKIDVQVGRTGALTPVAHLEPVEVAGVLVRRATLHNQEEIEKKDIREGDRVIVQRAGDVIPEVVKSIRSLRTGREKRFIMPSQCPACGADVVKKGGEVVLRCPNPNCPAQVKGSFRHFVSKGAMDIDGLGEKILIKLIEKGLIQEEADLYTLTLDDLLKLDKIKEKSAGNLLTAIAKSKKATLARFIYALGIRHVGEFIASILARHFGGIEPLIHATEQELLAIDGIGPQIAESVITYFDDPRNKERLDRLLKTGIELEAPSLPPVSAVAGKTFVITGTLSSLKRSEAKEIISSKGGRVASSVGSGIDYLVVGASPGSKLKAAQDMGIPTLDEDAFLALLNA
- the ffh gene encoding signal recognition particle protein, whose protein sequence is MFDSLSEKLNRTLKKLTGRGRLTEANIQDAMKEVRLALLEADVNYKVVKNLISDIRERAIGQDVLESLTPGQQIVKIVNEELARLMGEARTGLELVGRTPHVLMLVGLQGSGKTTTAAKLARHLRKQGRHPYLVPADIYRPAAVDQLKKLGVQIDVPVYPTEAGQRPDSICIDALAGAGREGADVLIIDTAGRLHIDETLMAELETIKSKMHPTEILLVADAMTGQDAVTVAKEFNARLDISGVILSKMEGDARGGAALSIKAITGKPIKFVGVGEKVDALEPFHPDRMASQILGMGDMLSLIEKAQEEFDEKEAKKLERKLKRSEFDLEDFRSQLKQMKKLGSLDDILGMIPGMGKLKKLGNLKPDEKELVKVEAIIDSMTAEERRRHKIINGSRRRRIARGSGTTVQDVNRLLKNFLQTKKMMERFTKKGGLEIPSFFG
- a CDS encoding nucleoside phosphorylase, yielding MQRETHSQGIIHPVKGKRDPTLGPVVLMVMLPQELKRLVRLSGAIEIQFSDSPLYRLYRAESETPASAVALAGPFIGAPHAVMGLEKLIVMGARQIWVLGWCGSLQPDLNIGDLVIPVRAISEEGTSQHYPLAGEEPSADPGLNRMLAGAVVHKGREAVEGDIWTTDAIYRETPEKVSRFQKLGVLAVDMELSALLTVAAYRSSSLTALMVVSDELSDLKWKPGFSEPRLRESTRLAGDLLFDLSKTSADRYPLK
- a CDS encoding acylphosphatase, translated to MNNTRMRLIIEGRVQGVWFRESTRREAASLGLTGWVKNRPDGAVEVLIEGPEQDVNRLVSWCRKGPPAARVTGISKEQETWQGEFDSFDIVF
- a CDS encoding YraN family protein translates to MTRERLELGAFGEELALRKIKRLGYRSILRNYRCPLGEVDLIARDGDTLVFIEIKTRKGKTVGYAKEAVNERKRRQLSKVALAYMKSMNCCDIKARFDVVAVSLGPGEPEIEVIKNAFDLAY
- the rplS gene encoding 50S ribosomal protein L19 translates to MNIMEALEKEQMRVDIPDFRPGDTVRVHARIKEGEKERIQMFQGVVIRKRKGTTGATFTVRKVSYNIGVERIFPLHSPVIDKIEIVTRGKVRRGRLYYLRNLRGKAARIKEKRT
- the murA gene encoding UDP-N-acetylglucosamine 1-carboxyvinyltransferase, whose amino-acid sequence is MDKIVIEGGTPLKGAVSISGAKNAALPVMAACLLTGGWHRLTRIPQLRDIRTIQQIMSDLGTVFRQEGEEGALEVDSGNLTGYEAPYELVKTMRASILLLGPLLARCGRARISLPGGCAIGARPVNLHLKALVAMGADIYLEHGYINARANRLNGANIFFDIPTVTGTENIMMAAVTARGRTILKNAANEPEVQDLADMLRSMGADIQGDGTDTVVIQGVDHLRPCQHEIIPDRIEAGTFMIGAAITGGNITIDACLPGHLTSLVEKLRLAGADVDAGDRCMTIRGPDRIQSVDIQTMPYPGFPTDLQAQFMTLMAVADGWSMIRETVFENRFIHVSELQRMGADIETNGSQALVKGKERLFSAPVMATDLRASASLVLAGLVAEGGRTEVHRIYHLDRGYEAIEKKFSGLGAAIWRESG